Proteins co-encoded in one Ignavibacteria bacterium genomic window:
- the tsaB gene encoding tRNA (adenosine(37)-N6)-threonylcarbamoyltransferase complex dimerization subunit type 1 TsaB, giving the protein MNILGKPVLGIETTGSVCSVCVYESEKKNLTISLNLDKAHSRKILSLIDFAVDSFNITPADLGGICVSEGPGSFTGLRLGFAAAKGIAYGAGIGIIKVPTFKSLAEELSMTMSPGSRGLIVTKAALEESYVYGFEAQSGYFNELFELSLIENNVVNSLVSKWDFSKVFSNVKLDQIEIVEKTSPEALSVVRYAKRRTDFKFDYDVDFIEPRYFKNFIVKVK; this is encoded by the coding sequence TTGAATATCCTTGGTAAACCGGTTCTTGGAATTGAAACCACCGGTTCAGTCTGTAGTGTTTGTGTTTATGAAAGCGAAAAGAAGAATCTGACCATCTCTCTGAATCTGGATAAGGCACATTCACGAAAGATTCTTTCCCTTATTGATTTTGCAGTAGATTCTTTTAATATTACTCCTGCTGATCTTGGCGGAATATGTGTTTCGGAGGGTCCCGGTTCGTTTACAGGACTTCGTCTCGGATTTGCAGCTGCAAAAGGGATTGCTTACGGTGCAGGTATCGGAATCATAAAAGTCCCAACATTTAAAAGCCTTGCTGAAGAACTATCCATGACTATGAGTCCGGGGAGCAGAGGCTTAATTGTTACCAAAGCCGCCCTTGAAGAATCTTATGTCTACGGGTTTGAAGCACAATCCGGTTATTTCAACGAACTCTTCGAACTTTCGTTGATTGAGAACAATGTTGTAAATTCGCTTGTCAGTAAATGGGATTTTTCGAAAGTTTTTTCAAATGTGAAACTGGATCAAATAGAGATTGTGGAAAAAACTTCCCCCGAAGCATTGTCGGTTGTCAGGTACGCAAAAAGAAGAACTGACTTTAAGTTTGATTATGATGTTGATTTTATAGAACCCCGTTACTTTAAAAATTTTATAGTGAAAGTTAAATAA
- a CDS encoding sulfite exporter TauE/SafE family protein has translation MFILSGFVLGFLGSLHCIGMCGPIVLAISSAKHEMYKMILQRVLYHLGKAFTYAVMGALFGVLGNHIQLSGLQQIASIVIGSLIVLWIILPKSIKTAVTSLPPFKQYNEQVKNLLSKVLSSGNSKPFFVIGVVNGFLPCGLVYAGLAGAIATGNAFDGSLYMFLFGMGTMPALFAFSFLPTLRKYLPKFNSRKIIPAVSLVLGIIFILRGLNLGIPFISPKFEHKPQTEELSQPDCCH, from the coding sequence ATGTTTATTCTGTCCGGTTTTGTTTTAGGTTTTTTAGGCAGTCTTCATTGCATTGGAATGTGCGGTCCGATTGTGCTTGCGATCAGCAGTGCAAAACATGAGATGTATAAAATGATATTGCAGAGGGTTCTCTATCATCTTGGTAAAGCCTTTACTTACGCTGTGATGGGCGCGCTTTTTGGTGTGCTCGGGAATCACATACAACTATCGGGTCTGCAGCAAATCGCCTCAATCGTCATCGGGTCTTTGATAGTTCTCTGGATAATTCTGCCAAAATCGATCAAAACGGCAGTTACAAGTTTGCCACCATTCAAACAATACAATGAACAGGTCAAAAACCTTCTCTCAAAAGTTCTAAGTTCAGGCAACTCAAAGCCTTTTTTCGTGATTGGTGTCGTAAACGGATTTCTCCCATGCGGACTTGTTTATGCCGGTCTGGCGGGCGCGATAGCCACAGGAAATGCGTTTGATGGCTCGCTTTATATGTTTCTCTTTGGAATGGGCACCATGCCTGCTCTTTTTGCTTTTTCATTTCTGCCAACACTTCGGAAATACCTGCCGAAATTTAACTCCAGGAAAATAATTCCGGCCGTATCACTCGTTCTGGGAATTATCTTCATCCTTAGAGGGTTAAACCTTGGGATACCTTTTATAAGTCCAAAATTTGAGCACAAACCGCAAACTGAAGAGTTGAGTCAGCCTGACTGCTGTCATTAG
- a CDS encoding DUF814 domain-containing protein: MSVHSQEKDIFHITIGEFLHSDENIILEFSTVPNSPYLLKRKYFKPAGKNLVYFFKDYIPQKIRDIKIARGERDMMLILESGFVVISLKGVKTNLFFLDSETNLQYSVKKTDGSASWFETGKGLTFISPGDKDVLPETESFPDITTIKKALPFLGNDLLREIQLLPGPYTRNDLMNKIKRVLKDKIVMVKDGLTGKMVLLPESFKTDCEKIKTFDSAVIALQEFISHLRKHDSEIQIRKRVETRIRKDYQFYLQKRENLENVLASEDKAEMYDQFANLIMINRDDVPKGAEELTVSNLFDSEKIVKIKLKSDLSVNENVEFYFKKARGERLKFETAAKSLVMVKQKIVDLESKIKLFENMDLNDLRNYEKGLPPDRDKGSGVSKEELKARRFLIDGKWEVLVGKDSENNDYLTLKVAKQSDYWFHARGSSGSHTILRFSGKEKPPKEIIKKVAQIAAFYSKAKNSKLVPVCFTQKKYVVKRKGMNPGQVSLLREEVVMVPPVIPDNALQENND; the protein is encoded by the coding sequence GTGTCAGTCCATTCACAGGAAAAGGATATTTTTCACATCACGATTGGTGAATTTCTCCATTCAGATGAGAATATAATCCTCGAGTTTTCGACGGTCCCCAACTCCCCCTACCTTCTAAAAAGGAAATACTTTAAACCTGCCGGGAAGAATCTTGTTTACTTTTTCAAAGATTACATTCCTCAAAAAATCAGGGATATTAAGATCGCCCGTGGAGAGCGGGATATGATGCTGATCCTCGAGTCAGGATTTGTGGTAATCTCTCTAAAAGGCGTTAAAACCAATCTTTTTTTCCTTGATTCGGAAACAAACCTGCAATACTCGGTAAAAAAAACTGATGGCTCAGCCTCGTGGTTTGAGACCGGTAAGGGGCTTACATTCATATCTCCGGGTGATAAGGATGTGTTGCCGGAAACCGAATCTTTTCCCGACATAACCACTATCAAAAAGGCTCTCCCCTTTCTGGGTAACGATTTACTCAGGGAGATACAACTTTTGCCCGGACCATACACCCGTAACGATCTTATGAATAAAATCAAAAGGGTTTTAAAAGACAAAATCGTGATGGTGAAAGATGGTCTCACAGGGAAAATGGTATTATTGCCCGAATCATTCAAGACCGATTGTGAGAAGATAAAAACATTTGATAGTGCAGTCATTGCTTTGCAGGAGTTTATTTCACACCTCAGAAAACATGACTCCGAAATTCAGATAAGAAAACGGGTGGAGACCCGAATTAGAAAGGATTATCAATTTTATCTTCAGAAGCGGGAAAACCTTGAGAATGTACTCGCTTCAGAAGACAAAGCAGAAATGTATGACCAGTTTGCAAATCTTATTATGATAAACCGGGATGATGTCCCCAAGGGCGCTGAAGAACTGACAGTCAGTAATCTATTTGATTCAGAAAAGATTGTAAAAATCAAACTGAAAAGTGATCTTTCGGTTAACGAGAATGTTGAGTTTTACTTCAAAAAAGCAAGGGGCGAACGGCTAAAATTTGAGACTGCGGCAAAGTCACTTGTGATGGTAAAACAAAAAATTGTAGATTTGGAATCAAAGATTAAATTATTTGAGAATATGGATTTAAACGATTTAAGAAATTATGAAAAGGGACTTCCACCCGATCGTGATAAAGGAAGTGGTGTTTCTAAAGAGGAGCTGAAAGCCAGAAGATTCCTGATTGACGGCAAGTGGGAAGTTCTTGTTGGCAAGGACAGTGAGAACAACGATTATCTTACTCTTAAAGTGGCAAAACAGTCCGACTACTGGTTTCACGCTAGAGGCTCATCAGGATCCCATACAATCCTGCGGTTTAGTGGCAAAGAAAAACCACCAAAAGAAATAATTAAAAAAGTTGCTCAAATTGCCGCATTTTACAGCAAAGCAAAAAACTCGAAACTCGTTCCGGTATGTTTTACACAAAAAAAATATGTTGTAAAGCGTAAAGGTATGAATCCCGGGCAGGTTTCGTTACTGAGAGAAGAAGTGGTTATGGTTCCTCCTGTAATCCCCGATAATGCTCTGCAGGAGAATAACGATTAA
- a CDS encoding glucosamine-6-phosphate deaminase: MRLIIQPNYERISEWVAYYVAARIKEYAPNNRRKFVLGLPTGSSPLGMYKKLIELNKSGYVSFKHVVTFNMDEYVGLPENHPESYHHFMHSNFFNHIDIDPENINILNGNADDLEEECNLYESKINAAGGIMLFVGGIGPDGHIAFNEPASSLGSLTRVKTLTMDTIIANSRFFDNDVDKVPKTALTVGVKTVLDSEEVLVIISGHAKARALAKVVEEGVNHMWTVSALQLHPKSTIVCDEASTVELKVGTVNYFKDIEAQNLDPKTQLI; encoded by the coding sequence ATGAGACTAATTATTCAACCAAATTATGAACGAATTTCTGAATGGGTTGCCTATTATGTGGCAGCCAGGATTAAGGAATATGCTCCCAACAACAGAAGAAAATTTGTTCTGGGTTTACCGACCGGTTCCTCCCCGCTCGGAATGTATAAAAAGCTGATCGAGCTTAACAAATCAGGATATGTATCATTCAAGCATGTTGTTACTTTCAACATGGATGAATATGTAGGCTTGCCGGAAAATCATCCGGAAAGTTATCATCATTTCATGCATTCAAACTTTTTCAATCATATAGATATTGATCCTGAAAACATCAATATACTAAATGGTAATGCTGATGATCTTGAAGAGGAGTGCAATTTGTACGAGAGCAAGATTAATGCAGCAGGCGGGATAATGCTTTTTGTAGGAGGTATCGGTCCGGACGGGCATATTGCTTTCAACGAACCGGCATCTTCACTCGGGTCACTGACGAGAGTTAAAACCCTCACCATGGATACAATTATCGCGAACAGTCGTTTTTTCGATAATGATGTCGACAAAGTGCCAAAAACTGCTCTTACAGTTGGTGTAAAAACCGTACTGGATTCAGAAGAAGTACTTGTGATCATTTCAGGACATGCCAAGGCGAGAGCATTGGCCAAAGTTGTGGAAGAAGGAGTGAATCACATGTGGACTGTCAGTGCTTTGCAACTGCATCCGAAAAGTACAATCGTTTGTGATGAGGCTTCAACTGTGGAGTTGAAAGTAGGAACAGTTAATTATTTCAAAGATATTGAAGCACAAAATCTTGACCCAAAAACACAATTGATCTGA
- a CDS encoding acetyl-CoA carboxylase carboxyltransferase subunit beta yields MAWFKRKKDNIAPETNPKENMPDGLWEKCTECGEIMHKKQLENNLWTCIKCNYHFRIGSAEYFKLLLDEGSFKEYDKKMKSADPLKFEDTKKYTQRIESTIKATGLQDAVRTGIGKILGKEVVIGCMDFKFIGGSMGSVVGEKLARAAHKALKNKCPLIIISSSGGARMMEGALSLMQMAKTSARLAQLADAKIPYISVVTDPTTGGTTASYAMLGDVIVAEPNALIGFAGPRVIKQTIGKDLPAGFQKSEFVQEHGFVDMISHRKELRQTLSTILDFLQVR; encoded by the coding sequence ATGGCATGGTTTAAAAGGAAAAAAGACAACATCGCTCCCGAAACAAATCCAAAGGAAAACATGCCCGATGGACTGTGGGAGAAGTGTACCGAATGTGGCGAGATTATGCACAAAAAACAGCTTGAGAATAATCTCTGGACCTGTATTAAGTGTAATTACCATTTCAGAATAGGAAGCGCAGAATATTTTAAATTGCTGCTCGATGAAGGTAGCTTCAAGGAGTACGACAAAAAAATGAAATCTGCCGATCCTCTCAAGTTCGAGGATACAAAAAAATATACTCAAAGAATAGAGAGTACAATCAAAGCCACGGGTCTTCAGGATGCAGTCAGAACCGGTATTGGGAAAATTCTTGGCAAAGAGGTTGTGATCGGTTGTATGGACTTTAAATTTATTGGTGGCTCCATGGGTTCTGTAGTCGGAGAAAAACTCGCACGGGCTGCGCACAAGGCATTAAAAAACAAATGTCCGCTGATTATTATCAGTTCAAGCGGTGGTGCCAGAATGATGGAAGGAGCTCTTTCATTGATGCAGATGGCAAAAACAAGTGCAAGACTAGCCCAACTGGCAGATGCTAAAATTCCGTACATCTCTGTCGTAACTGACCCAACAACTGGTGGAACGACCGCGAGCTATGCAATGCTGGGTGATGTAATTGTGGCGGAACCCAATGCTCTGATCGGATTTGCCGGTCCAAGAGTTATTAAACAAACAATTGGCAAGGACCTTCCCGCTGGTTTTCAGAAATCCGAGTTTGTTCAGGAGCACGGATTTGTTGATATGATATCACACAGAAAAGAACTTCGTCAGACACTTTCGACAATTTTAGACTTTCTTCAAGTGAGGTAA
- a CDS encoding pantoate--beta-alanine ligase produces the protein MRIVNHIKEMQAISSALIKEGKSIGFVPTMGYLHSGHMSLVQKSKAENSVTVVSIFVNPTQFGPNEDLSKYPRDFKKDESLLNEAGVDFVFYPESSEIYPDGFETFVVQEKISTRLEGEFRPTHFRGVTTIVSILFNAVKPHRAYFGQKDAQQCAVLNRMVKDLAIDLEMIICPIVREPDGLAMSSRNVYLSETERQDALVLSRSLKLASELISGGETSVSKIKENATSLYAKVESASLDYFEIVEFDSFQSAEKLGKGKKYFILVACRIGKTRLIDNYLIQV, from the coding sequence ATCAGGATAGTCAACCACATAAAGGAAATGCAGGCGATCTCCTCCGCTCTGATAAAGGAGGGTAAGTCTATTGGTTTTGTTCCAACCATGGGTTATTTGCACAGCGGGCATATGTCACTTGTGCAAAAATCAAAGGCAGAAAATTCTGTCACGGTTGTATCCATTTTTGTAAATCCGACACAGTTTGGTCCAAATGAAGACCTCTCAAAATATCCCCGGGATTTCAAGAAAGATGAGTCACTTTTGAACGAAGCGGGTGTGGATTTTGTATTTTATCCCGAAAGTTCTGAGATATACCCGGATGGTTTCGAAACATTTGTGGTCCAGGAAAAGATATCCACCCGGCTCGAAGGGGAGTTCCGTCCGACGCATTTCAGAGGGGTTACCACTATTGTCTCAATCCTGTTTAACGCCGTAAAACCCCACCGGGCATATTTTGGTCAGAAAGATGCCCAACAGTGCGCTGTTCTAAACAGAATGGTAAAAGATCTGGCTATCGATCTTGAGATGATAATATGTCCAATTGTGCGCGAACCCGACGGACTTGCGATGAGTTCGAGGAATGTCTATTTGTCGGAAACCGAACGGCAAGATGCTTTGGTGTTATCACGATCTTTAAAATTGGCTTCTGAATTAATTTCGGGAGGGGAGACATCAGTATCAAAAATTAAAGAAAATGCAACCTCACTTTACGCCAAGGTTGAGTCTGCATCTCTTGACTACTTTGAGATTGTGGAATTTGATTCTTTTCAATCCGCAGAAAAACTGGGTAAAGGCAAAAAATATTTTATTCTCGTTGCATGCAGGATCGGGAAAACAAGATTGATTGACAACTACCTGATACAGGTATAA
- a CDS encoding peptide MFS transporter: MFKNHPSGLPVLFFTELWERFGYYLMLGIFFLYMTDFAPKGLGYSTEMASDIYGTYIALVYLTPFLGGLLADRVFGYIKSIVFGGILMALGYFGLAIPGDTFLWPSLFLVIFGNGFFKPNISTLVGNLYSQEKYKILKDTGYNIFYMGINIGAFVCNFVAAYLRNEFGWGFAFAGAGVGMIIGVIWFMSGLKHVREADIKKPAQQGDQSLASIFLYVFLPAIVTAIIGYMLPTIAFGKPLFGSPATDAFIFASIPIVLFYFSLWFRAAKEDKESIAALLSIFGVVIIFWAIFHQNGAALTVWARDYTNRQLPTVVESVVSPLGLTEEKYKNVLIVEKAGKTTEVPVLLITTGKEPSKIYYKTSAGEKTTQSVDTTGAKVTKGHGTYFGNMSQEDKAKVPENEAYIILSTEIFQSINPFWVVLLTPVVVSFFSLLRKRGKEPSTAGKIGWGLFITAISTIVMIGAVIFSENGSVKSSAAWLVGTYFVITIGELCLSPMGLSLVSKVSPPRFTALMMGGWFLSTSIGNKLSGVISGLWTSFDNKVYFFLINFIAAGFAALAIFLMIKWLRRVISQHS, encoded by the coding sequence ATGTTCAAAAATCACCCTTCCGGACTTCCGGTTCTCTTCTTCACTGAATTGTGGGAAAGATTCGGCTACTATTTAATGTTAGGAATCTTTTTCCTTTACATGACTGATTTTGCCCCCAAGGGATTGGGATATTCAACCGAAATGGCTTCCGATATTTACGGTACATATATTGCTTTGGTTTATTTAACCCCGTTTTTAGGAGGATTGCTGGCTGACAGAGTGTTTGGCTATATAAAATCTATAGTTTTCGGCGGAATATTGATGGCGCTTGGTTATTTTGGACTCGCCATACCCGGCGATACCTTTTTATGGCCCTCACTTTTTCTCGTAATCTTTGGAAACGGTTTCTTTAAACCAAATATCTCCACACTTGTTGGCAATCTTTATTCACAGGAAAAATACAAAATTCTCAAAGATACCGGATACAACATCTTCTATATGGGTATCAATATAGGAGCATTTGTATGTAACTTTGTAGCTGCCTACCTGAGAAATGAATTTGGGTGGGGATTTGCGTTTGCCGGAGCCGGTGTCGGAATGATCATCGGGGTTATCTGGTTCATGTCGGGTCTGAAGCATGTTCGCGAAGCCGACATTAAAAAACCTGCTCAACAGGGTGATCAGTCACTCGCATCCATATTCCTTTATGTCTTTTTGCCGGCTATAGTTACAGCCATAATCGGTTATATGCTTCCGACAATTGCTTTCGGAAAACCACTGTTTGGCTCCCCTGCTACGGATGCATTTATTTTTGCGAGCATACCAATTGTATTGTTTTATTTCAGCCTGTGGTTCCGTGCAGCTAAAGAGGACAAGGAGTCAATTGCCGCACTTCTTTCTATTTTTGGTGTGGTGATTATTTTTTGGGCTATTTTCCATCAGAATGGAGCAGCTCTGACAGTTTGGGCAAGAGACTATACAAACCGTCAACTTCCCACTGTTGTTGAATCTGTTGTTTCTCCACTCGGATTGACAGAAGAAAAGTATAAAAATGTGCTCATAGTTGAGAAAGCCGGTAAAACTACCGAAGTTCCTGTTTTGCTTATAACCACCGGTAAGGAACCTTCAAAAATTTACTACAAAACTTCAGCGGGTGAAAAAACCACTCAGTCCGTTGACACTACCGGAGCAAAAGTAACAAAAGGTCATGGAACCTATTTTGGAAACATGTCCCAGGAAGATAAAGCGAAAGTCCCTGAAAATGAGGCTTATATTATCCTTTCAACTGAGATTTTTCAGTCAATCAATCCTTTCTGGGTTGTTCTTCTGACTCCCGTTGTGGTTTCATTTTTCTCACTTCTTCGCAAGCGGGGTAAGGAACCTTCCACAGCCGGAAAAATTGGATGGGGACTGTTTATTACAGCAATTTCAACCATTGTTATGATCGGTGCTGTTATCTTCTCCGAAAATGGAAGTGTAAAGAGTTCTGCTGCCTGGCTCGTTGGAACTTATTTTGTCATCACAATTGGTGAGTTATGTCTCAGCCCGATGGGTCTCTCTCTCGTCTCGAAGGTTTCACCTCCACGGTTTACCGCTTTAATGATGGGTGGATGGTTTCTTTCCACATCGATTGGTAATAAACTTTCCGGTGTGATTTCAGGACTATGGACCAGTTTCGACAACAAAGTTTATTTCTTCCTGATCAACTTTATCGCTGCAGGATTTGCTGCTTTGGCAATCTTCCTGATGATTAAGTGGCTGCGAAGAGTAATTTCGCAACATTCATAA
- a CDS encoding DUF1573 domain-containing protein: MMKTFSFLLLLSIAVLAQFQGPKIYSPASKYDFGSVEAGVLVKHKFVLVNNGDQNLVIDKVVSSCGCTVAEPEKKELKPSETTTVAVEFNSTGRTGDQLKTVSVLSNDANNPLFQFTLSGKVIEAPVKELEGAKIKFEKSQHDFGVIKEGIIVSHMFKFTNIGKADLEIKDIRTSCGCTAAEPSKKIFKPGESGELKVSFDSKNRAGRTSRTITLVTNDKTEEYYTLTIYAEITN, from the coding sequence ATGATGAAGACCTTTTCTTTTCTCTTGCTTCTTTCGATTGCGGTTTTAGCGCAGTTTCAAGGACCAAAAATATACTCACCTGCGAGCAAATATGACTTTGGGTCTGTTGAAGCCGGTGTTTTAGTAAAACACAAATTTGTATTGGTAAATAATGGTGATCAAAATCTGGTTATAGATAAAGTAGTTTCTTCCTGCGGTTGTACAGTGGCTGAACCAGAAAAGAAAGAATTGAAACCTTCCGAAACCACTACCGTGGCCGTTGAATTTAACTCCACCGGTAGAACAGGTGACCAGCTAAAAACTGTCAGTGTTTTATCAAATGATGCGAATAACCCTCTTTTTCAGTTCACTCTTTCCGGCAAGGTGATAGAAGCTCCCGTTAAAGAGCTTGAAGGTGCAAAGATCAAATTTGAAAAATCACAACATGATTTTGGAGTCATAAAAGAGGGAATCATTGTTTCGCACATGTTTAAATTTACAAATATTGGTAAAGCTGATCTCGAAATAAAAGATATTAGAACTTCATGTGGTTGCACTGCTGCCGAACCGAGTAAAAAAATATTTAAACCGGGTGAATCAGGAGAATTGAAGGTTTCTTTCGATTCGAAAAACAGAGCAGGAAGAACGAGCAGAACCATTACTCTCGTAACCAATGATAAAACGGAAGAATATTACACACTCACCATTTATGCAGAAATTACTAATTAG
- the tsaE gene encoding tRNA (adenosine(37)-N6)-threonylcarbamoyltransferase complex ATPase subunit type 1 TsaE: MIETTVVRSENEMTHLAEKLFKSLKGGTIVTLNGNLGAGKTFFVKAFCRAAGVPLSSSPTFAIVNSYEGKFRIYHFDFYRIKKTAELHDIGLEEYLADENAVSFIEWADLFPEVLPHKRINILIKISEDDSREVIIEYPW, translated from the coding sequence ATGATTGAAACGACTGTCGTTCGCTCTGAAAATGAGATGACGCATCTCGCGGAAAAGTTATTTAAGAGCTTAAAGGGAGGTACGATCGTCACACTAAACGGTAATTTGGGTGCCGGTAAAACCTTCTTCGTGAAGGCGTTTTGCAGGGCTGCGGGTGTCCCGTTATCTTCAAGTCCGACTTTCGCAATCGTAAACTCCTATGAGGGGAAGTTCAGAATTTATCATTTTGACTTTTACCGGATAAAAAAAACCGCTGAATTGCACGATATTGGTCTTGAGGAATATCTTGCTGATGAAAATGCTGTTTCATTTATTGAATGGGCAGACCTTTTTCCTGAGGTGCTCCCACACAAAAGAATAAATATTCTCATTAAAATATCGGAAGACGATTCGAGAGAGGTCATCATTGAATATCCTTGGTAA
- a CDS encoding bifunctional response regulator/alkaline phosphatase family protein gives MKQKTILWVDDEIELLRSHVIFLTEKGYNVLTVTNGIDALETIEESEVDLVFLDEMMPGMGGLEVLGRIKDKDPNIPVVMITKNEEESVMVDAIGSKIDDYLTKPVNPSQVLLVCKKILEKKKISTEYVAKDYLQDFNQISFLLLNQPDHQDWIEIYLKLVNWDIELDSHPQIGLRQTLNEQKKECNKEFSRYIEKNYKSWVQAKNKADRPVLTVDIVNDYVLPALKEDNVPVFFFVIDCLRYDQWLVMEKLLTDDFKIDKTFYYGILPTATSYSRNALFAGLYPSEIEQYYPDLWYGDDEDETSMNKYEKDLLQLQLDRKKIHLRSDLKFVKVIDPEYGRNFEHNIKSYHNSHLSAVVINFLDMIAHGRSDSDLLKEIAPDEPAYRSLTNSWFSHSYLISTFKAIAAMGKAKVIITTDHGSIRALRGAKVLGDREASSNLRFKYGRNLKVDDKHAVFIKDPADYKLPRRGITVNYIIAKEDYYFVYPTDYHKYLSYYKDTFQHGGISLEEMIIPVITMEPK, from the coding sequence ATGAAGCAAAAGACCATTCTTTGGGTGGACGACGAGATTGAACTCCTTCGTTCACATGTAATTTTCCTCACAGAAAAAGGGTATAATGTTCTTACTGTCACCAACGGGATTGACGCACTCGAAACCATAGAAGAGAGTGAAGTGGATCTCGTATTCCTCGATGAAATGATGCCCGGAATGGGAGGACTTGAGGTGTTGGGACGGATCAAGGACAAAGACCCCAATATTCCTGTAGTGATGATCACAAAGAATGAAGAAGAATCTGTGATGGTAGATGCCATCGGCAGTAAAATTGATGACTACCTCACAAAGCCGGTTAACCCAAGCCAGGTTCTCCTTGTATGCAAAAAAATCCTCGAGAAAAAGAAAATTTCAACAGAATATGTTGCTAAAGATTACCTCCAGGATTTCAACCAGATTTCATTTCTCCTTCTGAATCAACCGGATCATCAGGACTGGATAGAGATTTACCTTAAGCTGGTGAACTGGGATATCGAGCTCGATTCTCACCCACAAATCGGACTTCGTCAGACACTGAATGAGCAGAAAAAAGAATGCAACAAGGAATTCAGCAGATATATCGAAAAGAACTATAAAAGCTGGGTTCAGGCTAAGAACAAGGCTGACAGACCCGTTCTTACTGTTGATATTGTTAATGACTATGTTCTTCCGGCACTAAAAGAGGATAATGTTCCGGTCTTTTTCTTCGTCATTGATTGTCTCAGATACGATCAATGGCTGGTTATGGAAAAGCTTTTGACTGATGATTTCAAAATCGATAAAACCTTTTATTACGGTATTTTACCTACTGCCACTTCATATTCGAGAAATGCTCTTTTTGCAGGTTTGTATCCCTCAGAGATAGAACAGTATTATCCTGATCTCTGGTACGGGGATGACGAGGATGAGACTTCCATGAATAAATATGAGAAAGATCTCCTTCAGTTACAACTCGACAGAAAAAAGATACACCTCAGAAGCGATCTCAAGTTTGTTAAGGTGATTGATCCGGAGTACGGACGAAACTTTGAACATAACATAAAATCATACCATAACAGTCATTTAAGTGCAGTTGTCATAAATTTTCTGGATATGATCGCACACGGAAGATCTGATTCCGATCTCTTGAAGGAAATTGCTCCCGATGAACCGGCTTACAGGTCTTTGACCAACAGTTGGTTTTCCCATTCCTACCTGATTTCCACTTTTAAGGCAATTGCTGCAATGGGTAAGGCTAAAGTGATAATTACAACAGATCATGGAAGCATCAGAGCTCTGAGAGGAGCTAAAGTACTGGGAGACAGGGAAGCCTCATCAAATCTTCGCTTCAAGTACGGCAGGAATCTTAAAGTGGATGATAAACACGCAGTATTTATTAAAGATCCGGCAGACTATAAACTTCCCAGAAGGGGAATTACAGTCAACTATATCATCGCCAAAGAAGACTATTATTTTGTTTACCCGACTGATTATCATAAATACCTCAGTTACTATAAAGACACTTTTCAACATGGCGGCATTTCACTTGAGGAGATGATTATTCCTGTAATCACGATGGAGCCTAAATGA
- a CDS encoding FixH family protein, with protein sequence MKKKLNWGHGIAITLGIFLLLNLIVIVFVFRQDVQLVTDNYYEKELKYEDDIVMMRNALNLPDSLKINLNNVNLEISYPASLRKNGVKGNIHLYRPDQKKFDYNIAVKYDSTGFQTINMAGKAPGKWKISILVNDGSKDYLFKEDVFLR encoded by the coding sequence TTGAAAAAGAAATTGAATTGGGGACATGGCATTGCGATAACTCTCGGAATATTCCTTCTGCTGAATTTAATTGTAATTGTTTTTGTCTTCAGGCAGGATGTGCAACTTGTAACTGATAATTACTATGAAAAAGAGTTGAAATACGAAGATGATATCGTCATGATGCGCAACGCTCTCAATTTGCCAGATTCATTGAAAATAAACTTAAATAATGTGAATCTTGAGATATCTTATCCGGCATCCTTGCGAAAAAACGGGGTGAAAGGGAACATCCACTTGTACAGACCTGATCAGAAGAAGTTTGACTATAATATAGCTGTGAAATATGATTCGACCGGGTTTCAGACAATCAATATGGCAGGGAAAGCTCCCGGTAAATGGAAAATCTCAATCCTGGTGAACGATGGCAGTAAAGATTATTTGTTTAAAGAAGATGTATTCCTGAGGTAA